A single window of Osmia bicornis bicornis chromosome 14, iOsmBic2.1, whole genome shotgun sequence DNA harbors:
- the LOC114875916 gene encoding TNF receptor-associated factor family protein DDB_G0272098-like codes for MSMLAERRQKQKWTLNPRGKQWSEDGEKFGQKMLEKMGWTSGKGLGANEQGMTEHVRVSVKNDKSGIGFKQDALEEAWTEHQESFNDFLQKLQTEQSETIVQIEEVNTELSGKSLELKSKHSRARVHYQKFTRGKDVNKYSSKDLANIFGQKEINMNKGCKETNTEEESSVAINTPENNNGVIVINGGSMTDYFMKKGKDISLMSKRKKKPESNLESEPEYAGFGFASPFGKAQSRNEENKEMKNSSNYAFENPCMELNSPENISNSTEVGSLKKRKSIDETEPSLNQSIKKFKDDNVSSVQYENGIVNAALNLDSQSEDVYNGQEFEVSRVQFGLANSALDLSDEVEKKRVTFNDHVEYSTDSIKKKKGRTKLDKFEVENKKAKKKKKKKQEDVKNSVSFGFTNEALDAEDKPEEINDNEINERKSKKSKKRKESRRSNLETIVEAPEEDKEIYEEGIENKNINTDENILEIQENVSHKKSKKKKRKEEVKEISTDDRTNVEEIIETNLQPEKGECELQKDQGNISKEKKKSKKKKKERVDPDIQHEDVSETNIKASDEIGDDNEKTEEEAVKVKKNKKKKKDASVMDSNIEVENVEKEKENMDNIHENTFEAEKEKETNSIDEATINEAVDNNNFTHSTGFTQRNHVYQKNPAEKNTSARDRNNKNNKTFKTVSSPWREKTTMSKKILRSLFYRTSEAQFPGANMSEIKGYGVNIQ; via the exons ATGTCGATGCTCGCAGAACGTCGTCAAAAACAGAAGTGGACACTGAACCCTCGAGGAAAGCAGTGGAGCGAGg ATGGAGAGAAATTTGGGCAGAAAATGCTGGAGAAAATGGGTTGGACAAGTGGCAAAGGACTCGGAGCAAATGAACAGGGTATGACGGAGCACGTACGCGTGTctgttaaaaatgataaatcag GTATTGGTTTCAAACAAGATGCTTTAGAAGAAGCATGGACAGAACATCAAGAGAGCTTTAATGACTTCTTACAAAAGCTTCAGACAGAACAAAGTGAGACTATAGTACAAATAGAAGAAGTTAATACTGAACTAAGTGGAAAGTCATTAGAGTTGAAGTCTAAGCACAGCCGTGCTCGTGTACA CTATCAAAAATTCACGAGGGGAAAGGATGTAAATAAGTATAGTTCGAAAGATTTAGCAAATATATTTGGtcagaaagaaataaacatGAATAAGGGATGTAAAGAAACAAATACAGAAGAAGAAAGCTCTGTTGCGATTAATACTCCGGAAAATAACAACGGTGTTATTGTAATAAACGGCGGTAGTATGACcgattattttatgaaaaaggGTAAAGATATTTCTTTAATGTCTAAACGAAAAAAGAAGCCAGAATCCAATTTGGAAAGTGAACCTGAGTATGCAGGGTTTGGTTTCGCATCGCCCTTCGGCAAAGCGCAATCTCgtaatgaagaaaataaagaaatgaaaaattcaagtaATTATGCTTTTGAAAATCCTTGCATGGAACTAAATAGCCCTgagaatatttcaaattccaCCGAGGTTGGATCCctcaaaaaaagaaagtctATTGATGAGACTGAACCAAGTTTAAATCagagtattaaaaaatttaaagatgATAATGTAAGTAGCGTACAGTACGAAAATGGTATTGTAAATGCTGCCTTGAATCTGGATTCTCAATCAGAGGATGTTTATAATGGACAAGAATTTGAAGTATCTAGGGTACAGTTCGGTCTTGCAAACTCGGCCTTAGATTTAAGCGATGAAGTTGAAAAGAAAAGGGTAACATTTAACGATCACGTGGAATACAGTACTGATtctataaagaaaaagaaaggccGAACAAAATTGGATAAATTTGAAGTTGAGAACAAGAAAgccaagaagaagaagaagaagaaacaggaAGATGTTAAAAATTCTGTATCATTTGGCTTTACTAATGAAGCTTTAGACGCTGAAGACAAACCTGAGGAGATAAATGACAATGAAATCAATGAACGTAAAAGTAAGAAAtctaaaaaaaggaaagaaagtcGTCGATCTAATTTGGAAACAATAGTAGAAGCACCAGAAGAAGATAAAGAAATTTATGAAGAGGggatagaaaataaaaatattaatacagATGAAAATATATTGGAGATTCAGGAAAATGTGTCGCATaagaaatcaaagaagaaaaagcgaAAAGAAGAAGTGAAAGAAATTAGCACCGATGATAGAACGAATGTAGAAGAAATTATAGAAACAAATTTACAGCCTGAGAAAGGGGAATGTGAACTCCAAAAAGATCAGGGCAATATTtctaaagaaaagaagaagtcgaagaagaagaaaaaggaacgtGTCGACCCAGATATCCAACATGAAGATGTCTCTGAAACTAATATAAAAGCTAGTGATGAAATAGGCGACGATAACGAAAAAACGGAAGAAGAAGCTGTAAAagttaaaaagaataaaaagaaaaagaaggatgCAAGTGTGATGGATTCTAATATAGAAGTagaaaatgtagaaaaagagaaagaaaatatggataatatacatgaaaatacgttcgaagcagagaaagaaaaagaaacgaattcCATAGATGAAGCTACTATAAATGAAGCTgtagataataataattttacacaCAGTACAGGGTTTACACAGAGGAATCATGTATATCAAAAAAATCCTGCAGAAAAAAATACATCTGCAAGagatagaaataataaaaataataaaacgtttAAAACTGTATCTAGTCCTTGGCGCGAGAAAACTACAATgtcaaagaaaatattaagatCTCTTTTTTATAGGACTTCTGAAGCTCAATTCCCAGGCGCTAATATGTCTGAAATAAAGGGGTATGGAGTAAATATACagtaa